The Aneurinibacillus migulanus genome contains the following window.
GCGTTGTGTCCATTCTTCAAAAGTCTTGCTTATTTGCTCACCGCCGATATTTTTCACGTTGTTTTGATAATTGACCTTAATGTCTTCGAGGAACTTTTTCATCTCCTCTTCCATTTTATCCATATTTTCTGTTGTTTTCGTCCAGATTTCTTTCTGGCGTTCAAGGGTTTGTAACGTTAAATTCTCCATTTCGCGCTGATAAGCGCACATCATCTTAACACCGTTCATCCAACCGTCCCATACAGCATCGATTACACTTGAAGCCGTATTCTCCTGGCTTTGCGCCTGTACAATCACCGGCTCTTTTTCGTTTTTCTTGTTAATCGCCATCTGCTCAATTCCTCCTTAAAAACATGAGTAAAAGAAAAATATTTATGGTAAGTGCAGCATGCTGCAGTACCGCTATGAAAGGCTACTTTTCTTCTTTCTTTTTCTTGTCTGTCCGAGACATATCCATCGGCGAAGGCATAAAAAATCCCGTGTACATCGTAAAGAACCGATCTAACATTGATTGGTATTGCTCAAGCGAAGAAGCCCATGACTTTAAGTACTGTTCCCCGGCATCCGTAAGCGAATAAATCCGTTTAGCAGGTCCGCCGGTCGAAGTGTCCCACTCTGATTTCACCATATTATCTTTTTCTAGCTGTCGAAGCGTTCGATACACATTTCCCTGATCAATAGAGGGAAATCCAAATTTAATGAGTTGCTGAATTAGCTCATATCCATGGACATTCCAACCTCGCAAACTCAAAAGCAAAAAAGGAACCATTAAATTTTTTGGCGCTCCGCCTATCGTTTTTTCATCTTTTGATTGAGCGCCTGAGCGAGAATTTTCTTCACTCGCAGACATGTGCATCACCTACAAATCTGTAAATATCTCTTATGTGTAATTTACACCTATGGAGTTTTTTTGTCAAACCTTTCCTCTCAAAATTTTCCCAAAAAATTTTTTTGAAAAAATCTTCTCAACCTTATTCCTCGCTATCGTTTTGTCAATGGTTGGTAAGTAATAAAATAATCACCTTCACCTAATCTTCATAAAAACTTAAAAAAAATGACGTAATTTATCGAATCTTTTTATTTGAGTTCCATTGTTTTGTTGACTATACTTTTACATGAAATACCTGT
Protein-coding sequences here:
- the phaQ gene encoding poly-beta-hydroxybutyrate-responsive repressor yields the protein MSASEENSRSGAQSKDEKTIGGAPKNLMVPFLLLSLRGWNVHGYELIQQLIKFGFPSIDQGNVYRTLRQLEKDNMVKSEWDTSTGGPAKRIYSLTDAGEQYLKSWASSLEQYQSMLDRFFTMYTGFFMPSPMDMSRTDKKKKEEK
- the phaP gene encoding polyhydroxyalkanoic acid inclusion protein PhaP → MAINKKNEKEPVIVQAQSQENTASSVIDAVWDGWMNGVKMMCAYQREMENLTLQTLERQKEIWTKTTENMDKMEEEMKKFLEDIKVNYQNNVKNIGGEQISKTFEEWTQRLDEIAGRIQQLTWTPGKANLNVVNKSQEQLEASLKNVIAQQQRTREEVQSLMDDFLQQVKATQKGVVDSFEANKNNTISLFK